The following are encoded together in the Wolbachia endosymbiont (group E) of Neria commutata genome:
- a CDS encoding pitrilysin family protein, giving the protein MNEPQVTTLDNGLHIITERMRDVDSVALNIRVGVGSRAESAGQNGISHFLEHMAFKGTKTRTVLEIAQAFDDIGGIFNASTGRESTSYYAKVLKKDIKTGIDILIDILMNSTFPEDELEREKGVVIQEIFQTNDSPSDIVFDKYVEVAYKGQPFGRSILGTQDTVKSFTKEDLNGYINDHYFGANMLLAVAGDVDHEEVVALTKDFLSQIHSKELKKNQSANYTGGEYLEHRKLDQVHLLIGLPSVSRYDDKYYTIQVLDSILGSGMSSRLFQEVREKQGLAYSIYSFDSGYADTGMFSIFAGTDSSNLDKLLKSITTELKKLSTDDLKEEEVCRVKERIKSQVLMSRESVTSRAETLGHYYGNYNKYVSKNELIEKISAVSTADIKKAAEELLAQCEKTTLAAIGEINSLPSYDKVVSMFKV; this is encoded by the coding sequence ATGAATGAACCTCAAGTAACGACACTGGATAATGGTCTGCATATAATAACTGAGCGAATGCGCGATGTTGATTCTGTTGCTTTAAACATAAGGGTTGGTGTTGGTAGCAGGGCTGAAAGTGCAGGCCAAAATGGTATATCCCATTTTCTAGAGCACATGGCTTTTAAAGGAACGAAAACAAGAACTGTACTTGAGATTGCACAAGCTTTTGATGATATAGGTGGAATTTTCAACGCAAGTACCGGTAGAGAAAGCACCAGTTACTATGCAAAAGTTCTTAAGAAAGATATAAAAACAGGTATTGACATATTAATCGATATATTAATGAATTCTACGTTTCCAGAAGATGAGCTGGAACGTGAAAAGGGTGTTGTGATACAAGAAATTTTTCAGACTAATGATTCACCAAGTGATATTGTTTTCGATAAATATGTTGAGGTAGCCTATAAAGGCCAGCCATTTGGTAGGTCAATCTTAGGTACACAAGATACAGTGAAATCATTTACTAAAGAGGATCTGAATGGCTATATAAATGATCATTACTTTGGTGCGAATATGTTGCTTGCTGTTGCAGGAGATGTTGACCATGAAGAGGTCGTTGCATTGACCAAAGATTTTCTCTCACAAATTCATTCTAAAGAGCTAAAAAAGAATCAAAGTGCGAACTACACCGGCGGCGAATATTTGGAGCATCGCAAATTAGATCAGGTACACTTGCTAATTGGCTTACCTAGTGTTTCTCGCTATGATGATAAATATTACACAATTCAGGTCCTTGATTCTATATTGGGCAGTGGAATGTCATCTCGCTTGTTTCAGGAAGTCAGAGAAAAGCAGGGGCTAGCTTACTCTATCTATTCATTTGACTCTGGCTACGCTGATACCGGAATGTTTTCTATTTTTGCAGGAACAGATAGTAGTAATCTAGATAAGCTCTTAAAATCCATAACGACAGAGCTAAAAAAATTGTCTACTGATGACTTAAAGGAAGAAGAAGTATGTAGAGTGAAAGAGCGAATAAAATCACAAGTTTTAATGTCACGCGAGAGTGTTACTTCCCGTGCTGAAACGTTGGGGCACTATTATGGAAACTATAATAAATACGTCAGTAAAAATGAATTGATAGAAAAAATTAGCGCAGTTAGCACTGCTGACATAAAAAAAGCAGCAGAAGAGCTGCTTGCACAGTGCGAAAAAACCACTCTAGCTGCAATCGGAGAGATTAACTCATTGCCAAGCTACGATAAAGTGGTTTCTATGTTTAAAGTTTAG
- a CDS encoding pitrilysin family protein, protein MLRNFFLLTVFFFSCPVFSEQLNVKKDVNIQHAKLNNGLDVYVVPNHQIPAVLHSVIYKVGGMDDPIGKAGLAHYFEHLMFETTGNFKDIKATLANIGAQSNAFTTTEYTCYYELVLKKDLPLVMEVEADRMGSFNVTQDKVDREKNIVLEERKMRLDNNPHNLLWEEMNSAFYRNGYGRSVIGWESDIKTYNQDDIKRFHDNYYHPGNAMLLIVGDVEFDEALELAKEKYGDIESRPVIRHYPNEEPAHNADMVLTVKSSEVKEPILTYRYKAPKFKHTEEVFAVDLAVDILGSGKSSRLYKDLVLDKDVAVSVSSYYNNLAFSNGYIDIEIIPKSGVDLDIVERELENAISSFMSEGVNSEELQSSKYRYKAAQFDNLSSLFNIAYFYGSHLALGIPIEDIDISYSKIDDVNLGDVNNKIRTIFSANKLIGRLLPKEGNNNDENK, encoded by the coding sequence ATGCTTCGTAATTTTTTTTTATTAACCGTATTTTTTTTTAGCTGTCCGGTTTTTTCAGAACAATTGAATGTAAAAAAAGATGTAAACATTCAACATGCAAAGCTCAATAACGGTTTGGATGTTTATGTTGTGCCTAATCACCAAATTCCAGCTGTATTACACTCTGTGATATATAAAGTTGGGGGCATGGATGATCCAATTGGTAAAGCGGGATTAGCTCATTATTTTGAACATTTAATGTTTGAAACTACGGGAAATTTTAAGGACATTAAAGCTACTCTTGCTAATATTGGCGCTCAGTCCAATGCATTTACTACAACTGAATATACTTGTTACTATGAATTAGTTCTCAAAAAAGATTTACCACTTGTAATGGAAGTTGAAGCAGATAGAATGGGCAGCTTTAATGTTACTCAAGATAAAGTAGACAGAGAAAAAAACATAGTACTAGAAGAAAGGAAGATGAGACTTGATAATAATCCTCATAATTTGCTGTGGGAAGAGATGAATAGTGCATTTTACCGTAATGGTTATGGCAGATCCGTTATTGGCTGGGAAAGTGATATCAAAACTTACAATCAGGACGATATAAAAAGATTTCACGATAACTATTACCACCCTGGTAATGCAATGCTGCTTATTGTAGGTGATGTAGAGTTTGATGAAGCGTTGGAGCTTGCAAAAGAAAAATATGGTGATATTGAATCCAGGCCAGTAATTAGGCATTATCCAAATGAAGAGCCAGCCCATAATGCAGATATGGTGTTAACTGTTAAAAGCTCTGAAGTAAAAGAGCCAATATTAACTTATCGTTACAAAGCGCCTAAGTTTAAACATACTGAAGAGGTTTTTGCTGTTGATTTGGCAGTTGACATTTTAGGAAGTGGCAAGTCTAGCCGGCTATACAAAGACTTAGTTCTAGACAAAGATGTAGCAGTATCAGTCTCTTCTTATTACAACAATTTGGCTTTTAGTAATGGATACATTGACATTGAAATAATCCCAAAAAGTGGTGTCGATTTGGACATTGTTGAAAGAGAATTAGAAAATGCTATTAGTAGCTTTATGTCTGAAGGAGTGAATAGCGAAGAATTACAAAGCTCAAAATATAGATATAAAGCAGCACAGTTTGATAATTTATCCAGTTTGTTTAACATAGCATATTTTTATGGTTCGCATTTAGCCCTAGGAATTCCTATTGAAGATATAGATATTTCATACAGCAAAATAGATGATGTTAATTTAGGGGATGTAAATAATAAAATTCGTACTATTTTTTCTGCTAATAAGCTAATTGGTCGTTTGTTGCCGAAGGAGGGTAATAATAATGATGAAAATAAATAA
- the ccmC gene encoding heme ABC transporter permease CcmC has product MFLLKPTNFSSFSKKMLPWLGVICCTCFLIGMFLALFFSPEDYKQGEIVRIMYLHVPSAWLSLGIYGLIASLSFISLVWNNSIASVLAHAAAPAGMVFSAICLITGSIWGKATWGTWWVWDARLTSMLILFFLYVGYLSLWSAFDNEARAEKSAAMFAIFSAINIPIVKFSVNLWSTLHQPASIMRKGGIAIEGSLLLPLVVMFVFCATFFLVVWILYSLHLINSYKIKREISVRY; this is encoded by the coding sequence ATGTTTTTATTAAAACCTACGAATTTCTCTTCTTTTTCCAAAAAGATGCTACCTTGGCTTGGGGTTATTTGCTGCACATGTTTTTTAATCGGAATGTTTTTGGCTTTATTTTTTTCACCAGAGGATTACAAACAAGGGGAAATTGTACGAATAATGTATCTTCATGTACCTTCTGCTTGGCTTTCTCTTGGAATATATGGATTAATTGCCTCACTAAGTTTTATTTCACTCGTGTGGAACAACAGCATTGCTAGTGTTTTGGCACACGCTGCCGCTCCTGCAGGGATGGTCTTTTCTGCTATATGCTTGATTACAGGTAGCATCTGGGGAAAAGCAACCTGGGGCACTTGGTGGGTATGGGACGCAAGACTTACCTCGATGTTGATTTTATTTTTTCTATATGTTGGATACCTTTCATTATGGAGTGCTTTTGACAATGAAGCGAGAGCTGAAAAATCGGCAGCAATGTTTGCCATTTTTAGCGCTATAAACATTCCTATAGTAAAATTTTCTGTAAATTTGTGGTCTACTCTTCATCAACCAGCAAGCATTATGAGAAAAGGTGGTATTGCTATTGAAGGTTCGTTATTACTTCCACTGGTTGTTATGTTTGTGTTTTGTGCCACGTTTTTTTTAGTAGTGTGGATATTGTACTCACTTCATTTGATCAATTCATATAAAATTAAGAGAGAAATTAGTGTGAGGTATTGA
- the ribF gene encoding riboflavin biosynthesis protein RibF: protein MKIIYDCEQEIENSVALTFGNFDGVHLGHALAISAVKKIARERGLPSAVLTFEPHPSTVLVNKNNFRLIDQEQKKALISSYGIDYLYIINFNEGFSEISCDNFISKILIGRYNTKHIIVGGNCTFGHKRLGNILTLEKNSEMHGYSLNKLEPLIIDDKICSSSSIREYIQKGEIEVANKLLGRPYQVSGVVTKGACRGREIGFPTINIPIEDCMIKPKFGTYYARVALDPLHNCDLTEKPTANSSVSFQRVTLESRKKEDMDPSSQATQMTEGYTRMALSDEDQNWLYGAVNIGMRPTFKDLKKPIIEMHIFDFNEDLYDHKVKIQLLKFIRSEKKFHSVDELTKQINYDILDIYQLKADL, encoded by the coding sequence ATGAAAATTATTTATGATTGTGAGCAAGAGATAGAAAATAGTGTAGCATTAACCTTCGGAAATTTTGATGGAGTGCATTTAGGACACGCGCTTGCAATTTCCGCTGTAAAGAAGATAGCACGAGAAAGAGGATTGCCTTCTGCAGTTTTAACTTTTGAGCCTCACCCATCAACTGTTCTAGTTAACAAAAATAACTTTAGGTTGATAGATCAAGAGCAAAAAAAGGCACTAATCAGCAGCTATGGCATTGATTATTTATACATTATTAATTTTAATGAAGGTTTTTCTGAGATTAGCTGTGATAACTTTATCAGTAAGATTTTGATAGGTAGGTATAATACCAAACATATAATTGTCGGTGGCAATTGTACCTTTGGCCATAAACGATTAGGTAACATATTAACTCTAGAGAAAAATTCAGAAATGCATGGATATTCTCTGAATAAATTGGAACCATTAATTATTGATGATAAAATTTGCTCTTCCTCCTCAATTAGAGAATATATACAAAAAGGTGAAATAGAAGTTGCTAATAAATTGCTCGGCAGACCTTATCAAGTTTCTGGTGTTGTAACAAAAGGGGCTTGTAGAGGAAGGGAAATAGGATTTCCAACTATAAATATTCCTATAGAAGATTGTATGATAAAACCGAAATTTGGTACATATTACGCCAGAGTGGCATTAGATCCTTTGCATAATTGTGATTTAACTGAAAAGCCAACAGCCAACTCTTCGGTGTCATTCCAGCGCGTGACGCTGGAATCCAGAAAAAAAGAAGATATGGATCCAAGTAGTCAAGCTACTCAGATGACAGAAGGTTATACTAGAATGGCACTTTCTGATGAAGATCAAAATTGGCTATATGGAGCAGTTAACATAGGCATGAGGCCTACATTCAAGGACCTAAAAAAGCCCATAATAGAAATGCATATATTTGATTTCAATGAAGATTTATATGATCATAAAGTCAAGATACAGCTTTTAAAATTCATAAGGTCAGAAAAAAAATTCCATAGTGTTGATGAATTAACAAAACAAATAAATTATGATATACTTGATATTTATCAGCTAAAGGCAGATTTATGA
- the lpdA gene encoding dihydrolipoyl dehydrogenase has product MTDYYDLIVIGGGPGGYKCAITAAKLGLKVACVDKNSIFGGTCLRVGCIPSKALLHSSYQYAHTKNNLSKLGIKVKDVSFDLKEMLSYKDARVQELGQGIDYLFNLYKITKVSGMGKITSFDQGNLEISVEGKALKTKNIVIATGSDVSSLPGVDIDEKNIISSTGSLSLTEVPKKLVVIGAGAIGLEMSSVWSRLGSEVTVVEFFDRIAAAMDNELSKSLLASLQKQGIKFLLSTKVEEIKQSGNFFNVKVCSVKDNQTSTIEADKVLVAVGRKPCTEGLGIDSTVEKDNRGFVQVSNRYETNVKGIFAIGDVVGGAMLAHKAEEEGVAVAEIIAGQSPHVDYEIIPSVIYTHPAVSSIGKTEEELKSVGRKYKVGKCQFAANGRARITDDAEGFVKVLTCSTNDTILGVHIIGAYADTLINEAAVAMAYGAAAEDIYRICHSHPDVNEAFRDACIDAFFKR; this is encoded by the coding sequence ATGACTGATTATTATGATCTGATTGTTATAGGTGGTGGTCCTGGTGGTTACAAATGTGCTATTACCGCTGCAAAGCTTGGGCTCAAAGTTGCATGCGTAGATAAAAATAGTATCTTTGGTGGTACGTGTCTGCGAGTTGGATGTATACCTTCTAAAGCGCTATTACATTCTTCTTATCAGTATGCTCATACAAAAAATAATCTGTCGAAACTTGGTATAAAAGTAAAGGATGTGAGTTTCGACTTGAAAGAAATGCTGAGCTATAAAGATGCTAGAGTTCAAGAGCTAGGGCAAGGGATAGACTACCTGTTTAATCTTTATAAAATCACTAAAGTGAGCGGAATGGGAAAAATCACTTCTTTTGATCAAGGTAATCTTGAAATTTCAGTTGAAGGTAAGGCACTGAAAACAAAAAACATAGTGATTGCAACTGGCTCTGACGTCAGCTCTTTGCCAGGAGTTGATATTGATGAGAAAAATATTATTTCGTCTACCGGTTCACTATCTTTAACTGAAGTGCCAAAAAAGCTTGTTGTGATCGGAGCTGGAGCAATAGGACTTGAAATGTCTTCTGTGTGGAGTAGATTGGGATCAGAAGTTACTGTAGTAGAATTTTTTGATAGAATTGCTGCAGCAATGGATAATGAACTAAGTAAATCATTGCTTGCCAGTCTGCAAAAACAAGGAATAAAGTTTTTACTTAGCACTAAAGTTGAGGAGATAAAACAAAGCGGTAATTTTTTCAATGTAAAAGTCTGTTCTGTAAAAGACAATCAAACGAGTACTATAGAAGCAGACAAAGTTTTAGTTGCAGTAGGGCGAAAACCATGCACTGAAGGTCTTGGTATTGATAGTACAGTAGAAAAAGATAATCGTGGCTTTGTTCAAGTGAGCAATAGATATGAAACTAATGTGAAAGGAATATTCGCAATTGGTGATGTGGTTGGTGGAGCAATGCTTGCTCATAAAGCAGAAGAGGAAGGGGTAGCAGTTGCGGAGATAATAGCAGGGCAATCACCTCATGTTGATTATGAAATAATTCCATCTGTTATTTACACTCACCCGGCTGTGTCTTCAATTGGTAAAACTGAAGAAGAATTGAAAAGCGTTGGACGTAAATATAAAGTTGGTAAATGTCAGTTTGCTGCAAATGGAAGAGCAAGAATTACCGATGATGCTGAAGGATTCGTGAAAGTGCTGACTTGCAGTACAAACGATACAATACTTGGTGTACATATCATAGGAGCATATGCTGATACATTAATTAACGAGGCAGCAGTTGCAATGGCATATGGTGCAGCGGCAGAGGATATATATAGAATTTGTCACTCTCATCCCGACGTAAATGAAGCATTCCGTGATGCATGTATCGATGCTTTCTTTAAAAGGTAA
- a CDS encoding superoxide dismutase, with protein MSFTLSELPYDKTALEPYISAKTLDFHYDKHHKGYLNKLNELVKGTDYAHMKIEELIAKVHGNGDKVPIFNNAAQVWNHTFYWNSMKKNGGSKPQEDSLLAKKIKDDIGGFDKFYEEFSNYGVSQFGSGWVWLVLEKGKLKITKTPNADTPLGSDSGDVVPLLTMDVWEHAYYLDCQNRRIDYIKVFLDHLINWDFAEGNLKAYKEYHI; from the coding sequence ATGAGTTTTACTTTATCTGAATTGCCATATGATAAAACGGCTTTAGAACCTTACATATCTGCAAAAACTTTAGATTTTCATTATGACAAACACCATAAAGGATATTTAAATAAGCTCAATGAGTTAGTTAAAGGCACAGATTATGCACATATGAAAATTGAAGAATTAATAGCAAAAGTTCATGGTAATGGCGATAAAGTTCCTATATTTAACAACGCAGCACAAGTCTGGAACCATACTTTTTATTGGAATTCAATGAAAAAAAATGGTGGCAGTAAACCGCAGGAAGATAGCTTGTTAGCAAAAAAGATTAAAGATGACATCGGCGGTTTTGATAAATTTTATGAAGAATTTTCCAATTACGGTGTAAGCCAGTTTGGTAGCGGTTGGGTGTGGTTAGTGCTTGAAAAAGGGAAGCTCAAAATTACTAAGACTCCAAATGCAGATACTCCACTTGGCTCTGATTCTGGAGATGTTGTACCTCTGCTGACTATGGATGTATGGGAGCATGCGTATTATTTGGATTGTCAGAACCGTAGAATTGACTACATAAAGGTTTTCCTTGACCACTTAATCAACTGGGATTTTGCAGAAGGAAATTTAAAGGCATATAAAGAATATCATATATAA
- a CDS encoding glutaredoxin domain-containing protein, with translation MKNTEQKVVIYVKQYCPHCKEAKKLLLKKDVQYIEIDVDKNIPLPEGIKPFKDIKSEYNVRTVPQIFINGEHIGGNDNLQKLNKEGKLDDMLNNNYDKLDIIDNPHNDMEYDECGVYATSNDDLV, from the coding sequence GTGAAAAACACTGAACAAAAAGTTGTAATATATGTGAAGCAGTATTGCCCTCACTGCAAAGAAGCAAAAAAATTACTCCTTAAAAAAGATGTGCAATACATAGAAATTGATGTGGACAAAAACATACCTTTACCTGAAGGTATAAAACCATTCAAAGATATCAAATCTGAATACAATGTGAGAACAGTGCCACAAATTTTTATAAACGGTGAGCACATAGGTGGAAATGATAATTTACAAAAACTTAATAAGGAAGGAAAACTCGATGATATGTTAAACAATAATTATGATAAACTTGATATAATAGATAATCCACACAATGATATGGAATATGATGAATGTGGAGTATATGCTACATCAAATGATGATTTAGTATAA
- a CDS encoding PQQ-binding-like beta-propeller repeat protein, whose protein sequence is MKVIILMIMLLCSSYTVASEHISLVDKKLSQGYVAPVVIGNSLIVADKHGALYSFDIDNSRALNWRSHPPYRKKIGNISLSSYEENVFFIVDNILYSIDAKTGEAQWERELRAPVRGKAVVINNKLVVLTIDNYLHVFDVKDGSSVWTYQNGISEIRGLHSVSPAISGDKIIAPFSNGELIAFSGDGKKLWSQKLSTNLLDTQLTDVNTTPKVHGDVLIATNNSYVCGIDIKSGNVLWSKPLQVKSISDIESYYSPLIKNQREGGRVFIITKDNKIIGINILSGETVWTSGSIEKTELFAPIVHAHTLWVVGNKGSMFAFPGLDSEGKVVKIPGNVFHTPVFTHDKIYVTTEKNGVYSLENRFVLYD, encoded by the coding sequence ATGAAAGTAATAATTCTGATGATAATGTTGCTCTGTAGTAGTTACACAGTAGCAAGTGAGCACATAAGCCTCGTTGATAAAAAATTATCCCAAGGGTATGTAGCTCCGGTGGTAATAGGTAATAGCCTTATTGTAGCTGATAAACATGGCGCTTTATATTCCTTTGACATTGATAATTCAAGAGCGCTGAATTGGAGGTCCCATCCACCATATAGAAAAAAAATTGGTAACATAAGCTTATCGAGTTATGAAGAAAATGTTTTCTTTATAGTGGATAACATTTTATATAGCATAGATGCAAAAACTGGTGAGGCTCAGTGGGAAAGAGAATTAAGAGCGCCAGTAAGAGGAAAAGCAGTAGTAATAAATAATAAGTTGGTAGTATTAACTATTGATAATTATCTGCATGTGTTTGACGTCAAAGATGGCAGCTCTGTTTGGACTTATCAAAATGGTATCAGCGAGATTCGAGGTTTGCATTCTGTATCGCCAGCAATTTCCGGTGACAAAATAATAGCACCATTTTCAAATGGAGAGCTCATAGCTTTCAGTGGAGATGGCAAAAAATTATGGAGCCAAAAATTATCTACAAATCTTTTGGATACACAGCTAACAGATGTAAATACCACGCCAAAAGTACATGGTGACGTTTTGATAGCTACAAATAATTCATATGTTTGTGGTATTGATATAAAATCAGGGAATGTTTTATGGTCAAAGCCATTGCAAGTAAAAAGTATATCGGATATTGAATCGTATTATAGTCCGCTGATTAAAAATCAAAGAGAAGGTGGCAGGGTTTTTATTATTACTAAAGATAATAAAATAATTGGCATTAATATACTGAGCGGTGAAACAGTCTGGACATCCGGTTCAATAGAAAAGACAGAGTTATTTGCTCCAATTGTCCATGCTCATACGCTGTGGGTGGTAGGCAATAAAGGTTCGATGTTTGCTTTTCCAGGCTTGGATAGTGAAGGGAAGGTAGTAAAAATACCTGGTAATGTGTTTCATACCCCGGTCTTTACTCATGATAAGATATACGTAACAACTGAAAAAAATGGTGTTTATTCTTTAGAAAATAGGTTTGTTCTTTATGACTGA
- a CDS encoding tyrosine-type recombinase/integrase encodes MDVGSIIEKWYEWLRCNRSYSPNTLESYMRDLRDFMSFLNKHIGEEVNVGTLKKLSISELRSWLSSRYTRGVSARSNTRALSVIRNFFRYIKNSYEIDNDAVFSLSRPIQRKTLPKALSIPDIKTLVEKIKLSDIGEPWVVKREIAIIVLLYGAGLRISEALNLRVSDIGSENLIITGKGDKQRQVFILPVVKKCIQVYVKACPYLGINNKTEYLFLGLRGKKLGRTYVANRLQKIRRMLNLPEILSPHAFRHSFATHLLQENVDIRSIQQLLGHSSLETTQIYTHLNDQDVFDMYKNFQQSLEKKLKS; translated from the coding sequence GTGGACGTTGGTTCAATTATTGAAAAGTGGTATGAGTGGCTGAGGTGCAATAGGTCTTATTCTCCCAATACTTTAGAATCCTATATGAGAGATTTGAGAGATTTTATGAGTTTCTTAAATAAGCACATTGGCGAAGAAGTAAATGTTGGCACTCTGAAAAAATTAAGCATATCTGAGTTAAGGAGCTGGCTTAGTTCACGTTATACAAGAGGTGTAAGCGCAAGATCCAACACTCGTGCACTCTCAGTAATCAGAAATTTCTTCAGATATATAAAAAATAGTTATGAAATAGACAATGACGCTGTATTTTCATTATCAAGGCCAATTCAGAGAAAAACTCTACCTAAAGCATTGTCAATACCTGATATAAAAACCTTGGTAGAAAAAATCAAATTATCTGACATTGGTGAACCCTGGGTGGTAAAAAGAGAAATTGCGATTATTGTGCTGCTCTATGGAGCAGGCTTAAGAATTAGCGAAGCATTAAATCTTAGAGTTAGTGATATCGGTAGCGAGAACTTAATAATTACAGGTAAGGGAGACAAACAAAGGCAAGTGTTCATTCTTCCAGTAGTAAAAAAGTGCATACAAGTATACGTGAAAGCCTGTCCTTATCTTGGTATTAATAATAAAACAGAATATCTCTTTTTAGGTTTAAGAGGAAAAAAATTAGGGAGAACCTACGTTGCCAATCGTTTGCAGAAAATAAGAAGAATGTTAAATCTACCAGAAATTTTATCACCACATGCATTTCGTCATAGTTTTGCTACTCACTTACTTCAGGAAAACGTTGATATCAGATCAATACAACAATTGCTTGGCCATTCAAGTTTGGAGACAACACAGATTTATACTCACTTAAATGATCAAGATGTTTTTGATATGTATAAGAATTTTCAACAGAGCTTGGAGAAAAAGTTAAAGTCTTAA
- the lspA gene encoding signal peptidase II: MKKLCFIIILIMVLTDQASKLYINSLIDEGESIEICSFIKLVEVWNAGISFGMFSTLPYSDIFFSVFSILITSVLGYLIYKSNDKLTCLGFSLMIGGAVGNVVDRIYWGAVYDFIYFHIDDWYFPAFNLADVYIVCGALTLLYKGYIYDMFISKQNEE, encoded by the coding sequence ATGAAAAAATTATGCTTCATTATTATACTGATTATGGTATTGACTGATCAGGCGAGCAAGCTATACATCAATTCATTGATTGATGAGGGGGAATCTATTGAAATTTGTAGTTTTATAAAATTAGTTGAAGTTTGGAATGCTGGCATTAGTTTTGGGATGTTTAGCACTTTACCATATAGTGATATTTTTTTTTCAGTGTTTTCAATACTGATAACTAGTGTGCTTGGATATTTGATATATAAGTCAAATGATAAATTAACTTGCTTAGGGTTTTCTCTTATGATTGGTGGAGCGGTAGGAAACGTGGTTGATAGGATTTATTGGGGAGCCGTATATGATTTCATATATTTCCATATTGATGATTGGTACTTCCCAGCTTTCAATCTAGCTGACGTGTATATAGTGTGTGGAGCATTGACACTGCTGTACAAAGGGTATATATACGATATGTTTATTTCTAAGCAAAATGAGGAATAA
- a CDS encoding transposase, with protein MFRRGSTVVADKGYDSNAFVASLESKGYEVVIPPKKNRKVQRYYDEHIYKERHLIECFFGKIKNFRRIFSRFDKTAEVFMGFLNFVGALIWLS; from the coding sequence TTGTTTCGCAGGGGGTCTACTGTAGTGGCTGATAAAGGCTATGACAGTAATGCTTTTGTTGCTAGTCTTGAGAGCAAAGGATACGAAGTTGTTATTCCTCCAAAAAAGAATCGAAAAGTGCAGAGGTACTATGATGAGCATATCTATAAAGAGCGGCATTTGATCGAATGTTTTTTTGGTAAAATCAAAAACTTCAGACGGATTTTCTCCCGCTTTGATAAAACTGCTGAGGTTTTTATGGGATTTTTGAACTTCGTTGGGGCACTTATATGGCTCTCATAA